A single window of Pseudoduganella plicata DNA harbors:
- a CDS encoding LacI family DNA-binding transcriptional regulator encodes MRKTKTPIDCAATDSAAQDKAPIARADRRVTSYDVAMLAGVSQSAVSRCFKPGASVSKATYARVMKAAAGLDYIPNAAARSLITRRSNMVAVVISQLANLYYPEALAELSQQIARRGKRVLLFTMQNESDVDAILADIWQYQVDGAIVAAALTPAQIGEFERRRLPLVVFNRNLRGTSVSSVLCDQYDAGRLLASKLAGAGHRRFGIIAGPADSPVATERRNGAVDRLHELGLPAPSIASGQFDYASGAHGLRQIIAALGDVPDAVICGNDVMAIGCLDCARHELGIDVPGRMSVAGFDAVEPSNWLSYNLTTLRQPIHNMALAAADLLTSMIEAQELHGCAGEKRLFAPQFVEGATARLAALPASLAA; translated from the coding sequence ATGAGAAAAACCAAAACACCCATCGATTGCGCAGCAACCGACAGCGCCGCTCAGGACAAGGCGCCCATCGCCCGTGCCGACCGCCGCGTTACTTCATACGACGTGGCAATGCTGGCCGGCGTCTCGCAGTCCGCCGTGTCGCGCTGCTTCAAGCCGGGCGCCAGCGTATCAAAAGCAACCTATGCCCGCGTCATGAAAGCTGCGGCCGGACTCGACTACATTCCCAATGCCGCCGCCCGCAGCCTGATCACGCGCCGCTCGAACATGGTGGCGGTCGTGATTTCGCAGCTGGCCAACCTGTACTATCCCGAAGCGCTGGCCGAGTTGTCGCAGCAGATCGCCCGGCGCGGCAAGCGCGTGCTGCTGTTTACGATGCAGAACGAAAGCGACGTGGATGCCATCCTGGCGGACATCTGGCAGTACCAGGTGGACGGCGCCATCGTCGCGGCCGCCCTGACGCCAGCGCAGATCGGCGAATTCGAACGGCGCCGCCTGCCACTGGTCGTCTTCAACCGCAACCTGCGCGGAACCAGCGTCAGCAGCGTGCTGTGCGATCAGTACGACGCCGGCCGCCTGCTCGCATCGAAGCTGGCCGGCGCGGGCCACCGCCGGTTCGGCATCATTGCCGGCCCGGCCGACTCGCCCGTGGCAACCGAACGCCGCAACGGCGCCGTCGACCGGCTGCATGAACTGGGCTTGCCGGCCCCAAGCATCGCGTCCGGCCAGTTTGACTACGCCAGCGGCGCGCACGGCCTGCGCCAGATCATCGCCGCCCTGGGCGACGTACCGGATGCCGTCATCTGCGGCAACGACGTGATGGCGATCGGCTGCCTCGACTGCGCCCGCCACGAACTGGGCATCGACGTGCCCGGCCGGATGTCGGTCGCGGGCTTCGACGCGGTGGAGCCATCGAACTGGCTCAGCTACAACCTGACGACGCTGCGCCAGCCCATCCACAACATGGCGCTGGCCGCGGCGGATCTGCTGACGTCGATGATCGAGGCGCAGGAATTGCACGGCTGTGCTGGAGAGAAACGGCTGTTCGCGCCGCAGTTTGTCGAGGGGGCGACGGCGCGGCTGGCGGCGTTGCCGGCGTCGCTGGCGGCGTAG
- a CDS encoding Hsp70 family protein: MANACGVDFGTSNSTVGCVRPGQPVMLALEEDKTTLPSVVFFNAEDDQVSFGRAALAEYLAGYEGRLMRSLKSLLGTSLMDGQTEVGGRAVSFRTLLAQFIGELKRRAEAQSGQRFSSVVLGRPVHFIDDDAAADQLAQDTLADIARSVGFQHIDFQFEPIAAAFDYESQIDREELVLIADIGGGTSDFSLVRLSPQRATRPDRRDDILANAGVHIGGTDFDKYLSLAAVMPLLGYGSQLKNNSEIPSSYYFNLATWHTINQAYTKKMWTQLGELVRDAKDQGALKRLQDLIEDRAGHWLAMKVEEGKIALSAADSVQLSLERLSPPALLDVRRALFESAIGHLVDNVGVTVGKLLDDAGVRPEQVDTVFFTGGSSGVGMLRERIGALVPGARKVEGDLFGSIGAGLALDAVRKFG, encoded by the coding sequence ATGGCAAATGCTTGCGGTGTCGACTTCGGCACATCGAACTCCACCGTAGGGTGCGTACGCCCCGGCCAGCCCGTCATGCTGGCACTGGAAGAAGACAAAACCACATTGCCATCCGTCGTGTTCTTCAATGCCGAGGACGACCAGGTCAGCTTTGGCCGCGCCGCGCTGGCGGAGTACCTGGCCGGCTACGAAGGCCGCCTGATGCGCTCGCTGAAAAGCCTGCTGGGCACAAGCCTGATGGATGGCCAGACCGAAGTCGGCGGCCGTGCCGTGTCGTTCCGCACGCTGCTGGCGCAGTTCATCGGCGAGCTCAAGCGCCGTGCCGAGGCGCAGTCCGGACAACGCTTTTCGTCCGTGGTGCTGGGCCGCCCGGTCCACTTCATCGACGACGATGCCGCGGCCGATCAGCTGGCCCAGGACACGCTGGCGGACATCGCCCGCTCCGTCGGCTTCCAGCACATCGACTTCCAGTTCGAGCCGATTGCCGCCGCGTTCGATTACGAATCGCAGATCGACCGCGAGGAACTGGTCCTGATCGCCGACATCGGCGGCGGCACGTCGGACTTCTCGCTGGTGCGCCTGTCGCCCCAGCGCGCCACGCGCCCGGACCGGCGCGACGACATCCTGGCCAACGCCGGCGTGCACATCGGCGGCACCGACTTCGACAAGTACCTCAGCCTGGCGGCCGTCATGCCGTTGCTGGGCTACGGCAGCCAGCTGAAGAACAACAGCGAGATCCCGTCCAGCTATTACTTCAATCTGGCGACCTGGCACACGATCAATCAGGCGTACACGAAGAAGATGTGGACGCAGCTGGGCGAGCTGGTACGCGACGCGAAGGACCAGGGGGCGCTCAAGCGCTTGCAGGACCTGATCGAGGACCGTGCCGGCCACTGGCTGGCAATGAAGGTCGAGGAAGGCAAGATCGCCCTGTCGGCGGCGGACAGCGTGCAGCTGTCGCTGGAGCGGCTGTCGCCGCCGGCGCTGCTGGACGTGCGGCGCGCGCTGTTCGAGTCGGCCATCGGCCACCTGGTCGACAATGTCGGCGTCACCGTCGGCAAGCTGCTGGACGACGCCGGTGTCAGGCCGGAACAGGTGGACACGGTATTCTTCACGGGCGGTTCGTCCGGCGTGGGCATGCTGCGCGAGCGCATCGGCGCGCTGGTGCCCGGCGCACGCAAGGTCGAGGGCGACCTGTTCGGCAGTATCGGCGCCGGCCTGGCGCTGGACGCCGTCCGCAAATTCGGCTGA
- a CDS encoding 3'-5' exonuclease, producing the protein MLSNPVVMIDFETTGLSPAMGDRITEVAALRIVDGRIVERFVSLVNCHVRIPPFITGLTGITQAMVDSAPPAAEVVPRLLEFIGTDTLSAHNASFDEKFLRAEGGRLGLAPGHAGTVCSLKLSRRVFPQLGSYKLGTLSGSLGIRFRGTAHRAEADAEVAAEVLLHIGRHLASSYGIARVDAALLHSVNKLAAAKVHTFLQKHAAAAA; encoded by the coding sequence ATGCTGTCAAACCCGGTGGTGATGATCGACTTTGAAACGACGGGGCTGTCGCCGGCCATGGGCGACCGCATCACGGAAGTGGCGGCGCTGCGCATTGTCGACGGCCGCATCGTCGAACGCTTCGTGTCGCTGGTGAACTGTCACGTGCGCATCCCGCCGTTCATCACAGGGCTGACCGGCATCACGCAGGCGATGGTGGACAGTGCGCCGCCGGCCGCGGAGGTGGTGCCGCGGCTGCTGGAATTCATCGGCACGGACACGCTGTCGGCCCACAACGCCAGCTTCGACGAAAAATTCCTGCGCGCCGAAGGCGGCCGGCTGGGCCTGGCACCGGGACACGCCGGCACGGTCTGCTCACTGAAGCTGTCGCGCCGCGTGTTTCCCCAGCTTGGCAGCTACAAGCTGGGCACGTTGAGCGGCAGCCTGGGCATTCGGTTCCGCGGGACGGCCCACCGGGCCGAGGCCGATGCGGAAGTGGCGGCCGAAGTGCTGCTGCATATCGGCCGCCACCTGGCCAGCAGCTATGGCATCGCCCGGGTCGACGCGGCGCTGCTGCATTCGGTCAATAAACTGGCCGCCGCCAAGGTCCACACCTTCCTGCAAAAGCACGCCGCCGCCGCGGCCTGA
- a CDS encoding tetratricopeptide repeat protein, producing MKHRYSDKEAGTAAWFRSAAESGNAYAQFNLALLYKRGKGVEQDEQQGFVWMRRAALAGIAFAQNHLGAMYYNGCGTPRDDAEAVYWFRMAAGQGDASAQQNLGLMYRKGRGVPKSDDMALTWFGRAAEQGVASAQTLLGEAYAQGLGTQRNFPLALAWFRKAALQGDATAQLNLGLMYRRGHGVLQSDTQAVAWYRQSAAQGHAAAQRHLGVAYAEGRGVTVDLERACSWLRRAAEQGDVDARFNMGVMLANGYGVPKDEARALEWYRGAATAGHVLAQYNLGTMYAHGRGVERDPGQALEWYRKAAEQGAANAQFNVGVIYANGHGVARDETRAVAWYRHAAEQGDASAQNNLGVMLANGQGVPQDDVEAVRWYRKAAEQGHPLAQYNLGGMYNSGRGVEQNAVLSYMWISLAAEAGDETASANRKLMGKRLTREELGSAELMTRRWHEAHRA from the coding sequence ATGAAACACCGATATTCCGACAAGGAAGCGGGCACGGCAGCGTGGTTCCGCAGTGCCGCCGAGAGCGGCAATGCCTATGCCCAGTTCAACCTTGCGCTGCTGTACAAGCGCGGCAAAGGCGTCGAGCAGGACGAGCAGCAGGGGTTCGTCTGGATGCGCCGCGCCGCGCTGGCTGGCATCGCGTTTGCCCAGAATCACCTGGGTGCCATGTACTACAACGGCTGCGGCACCCCGCGCGACGACGCCGAAGCGGTTTATTGGTTCCGGATGGCAGCCGGGCAGGGCGATGCGTCGGCGCAGCAGAATCTGGGCCTGATGTACCGGAAAGGCCGGGGCGTGCCGAAAAGCGACGATATGGCGCTGACGTGGTTCGGCCGCGCGGCCGAGCAGGGCGTGGCCAGCGCACAGACGCTGCTGGGCGAGGCATATGCCCAGGGCCTCGGCACGCAGCGTAATTTCCCGCTCGCGCTGGCCTGGTTTCGCAAGGCCGCGCTGCAGGGGGACGCCACGGCGCAGCTGAACCTGGGCCTGATGTACCGGCGCGGCCACGGCGTGCTGCAGTCTGACACGCAGGCCGTGGCCTGGTACCGCCAGTCGGCCGCGCAGGGCCATGCGGCGGCGCAGCGCCACCTTGGTGTCGCGTATGCGGAAGGGCGCGGCGTCACGGTCGACCTGGAGCGGGCCTGCTCGTGGCTGCGGCGGGCGGCGGAGCAGGGCGACGTCGATGCCCGCTTCAATATGGGCGTGATGCTGGCGAACGGCTATGGCGTGCCGAAGGACGAGGCACGGGCGCTGGAATGGTACCGCGGCGCGGCCACGGCGGGCCACGTGCTGGCCCAGTACAATCTGGGCACGATGTATGCGCACGGCCGCGGCGTCGAGCGCGACCCGGGCCAGGCTCTGGAATGGTATCGGAAGGCAGCCGAGCAGGGTGCGGCCAATGCCCAGTTCAACGTTGGCGTCATTTATGCCAATGGCCACGGCGTGGCCAGGGACGAGACGCGCGCCGTGGCGTGGTACCGCCACGCGGCCGAGCAGGGCGATGCCAGCGCGCAGAACAACCTGGGCGTCATGCTCGCCAACGGCCAAGGGGTGCCGCAGGACGACGTCGAGGCAGTGCGCTGGTACCGCAAGGCGGCCGAACAGGGACACCCGCTGGCGCAGTACAACCTGGGCGGCATGTACAACAGCGGCCGCGGCGTCGAGCAGAATGCCGTGCTGTCGTATATGTGGATATCGCTGGCGGCGGAGGCCGGCGATGAAACAGCGTCGGCCAACCGCAAGCTGATGGGCAAGCGGCTGACGCGGGAGGAACTGGGCTCGGCCGAGCTGATGACGCGGCGCTGGCATGAAGCGCACCGGGCGTAA
- a CDS encoding PEP-CTERM sorting domain-containing protein, with protein MDLYRVPGTPAASELQGSISLRISLLNLTTGEEIIQFADPALNRALRFADGQSDTSMIYDPGTLSFAIDLGTLLPAYDYELRVVHGAHAWAVLAVPEPSSGNLYLAGVLVVGAFALRRRVAPAGVDNAA; from the coding sequence ATGGATTTGTACCGCGTTCCCGGGACGCCGGCCGCAAGCGAACTGCAGGGGTCCATATCGCTGCGCATCTCGCTGTTGAACCTCACCACCGGTGAGGAAATCATCCAGTTCGCCGACCCGGCGCTGAACCGGGCCCTCAGGTTTGCCGATGGGCAGTCGGACACGAGCATGATCTACGACCCGGGCACCCTGTCCTTCGCTATCGACCTGGGAACGCTGCTCCCCGCTTACGACTATGAGCTGCGGGTAGTACATGGCGCGCATGCGTGGGCGGTACTGGCGGTGCCGGAACCCTCAAGCGGCAACCTGTACCTTGCAGGGGTGCTCGTGGTAGGGGCATTCGCCCTGCGACGGCGAGTGGCGCCGGCAGGCGTGGACAACGCTGCCTGA
- a CDS encoding GGDEF domain-containing protein gives MYLYGSPERDSATAAHLRDILARRQLTALFQPIIQMQSGDIIGYEGLIRGPSDSPLHAPMNLFRAARENGLMRQVESLCRRVVLERFAELALPGKLFLNVSPECLLPRGAGGQGETLDYIGEIGLAPERVIIELTENQPTYDYGQMRDAVLHYRALGFGIAIDDLGEGFSSLRLWSELRPEYVKIDMHFIQGINNDPVKLQFVRSIQEIAEKSNTLVIAEGIEKQPELLVLRDLGIAFAQGYHLGRPHATPARALPAEVAKALSRNGVAVYPQREKHGVSIQKLLHRVSAVPPAMTNNDVYEIFVNDPKLLIIPVVDNGVPLGLISRFEMIDHFARPYQRELYGKKSCLQFMDAKPLIADKDTSLQDLSYRMVESDAHHLFNGFIITDGGRYLGMGTGHDLMREITQLQIHAARYANPLTQLPGNVPINEHIDRLLESGTRFWVCYCDLDHFKPFNDVYGYRRGDDVIQLTGNILTRHCDPDRDFVGHIGGDDFMLLFQSEDWETRCRAILADFEAAVTEFYSIEDCERGGYFSEDRQGRKVFYSLMSLSLGVIKVEPRQYYTHHQIAASAAEAKKQAKKIHGNSLFLDRRLEPAR, from the coding sequence ATGTACCTGTACGGGTCGCCCGAGCGCGACAGTGCCACTGCCGCCCACCTGCGCGACATCCTCGCGCGGCGCCAGCTGACCGCGCTGTTCCAGCCTATCATCCAGATGCAGTCGGGCGACATCATCGGCTACGAGGGGCTGATCCGCGGCCCATCCGACAGCCCGCTGCACGCGCCCATGAACCTGTTCCGTGCCGCCCGCGAGAACGGCCTGATGCGCCAGGTGGAGAGCCTGTGCCGACGCGTCGTCCTGGAGCGCTTCGCGGAACTGGCGCTGCCGGGCAAGCTGTTCCTCAACGTCAGCCCGGAATGCCTGCTGCCGCGCGGCGCAGGCGGCCAGGGCGAAACGCTGGACTACATCGGCGAGATCGGCCTGGCGCCGGAACGGGTAATCATTGAGCTGACGGAAAACCAGCCGACCTATGACTACGGCCAGATGCGCGACGCCGTGCTGCATTACCGTGCGCTGGGCTTCGGCATCGCCATCGACGACCTGGGCGAAGGCTTTTCCAGCCTGCGCCTGTGGTCCGAACTGCGCCCGGAGTACGTCAAGATCGACATGCACTTCATCCAGGGCATCAACAACGACCCCGTCAAGTTGCAGTTCGTCCGCTCGATCCAGGAGATCGCGGAAAAATCGAATACGCTGGTCATCGCCGAAGGCATCGAGAAGCAGCCCGAGCTGCTGGTGCTGCGCGACCTGGGCATCGCGTTCGCCCAGGGCTATCACCTGGGCCGTCCGCACGCCACGCCGGCCCGGGCCCTGCCGGCCGAGGTGGCCAAGGCGCTGTCGCGCAACGGCGTGGCCGTCTATCCGCAACGTGAGAAGCATGGCGTGAGCATCCAGAAGCTGCTGCACCGCGTGTCGGCCGTGCCGCCGGCGATGACGAACAACGACGTCTACGAAATCTTCGTCAACGATCCGAAGCTGCTGATCATTCCCGTCGTGGACAATGGCGTGCCGCTGGGCCTGATCTCGCGCTTCGAAATGATCGACCACTTCGCCCGCCCCTACCAGCGCGAACTGTACGGTAAAAAGTCGTGTCTCCAGTTCATGGACGCCAAACCGCTGATCGCCGACAAGGACACCAGCCTGCAGGACCTGTCGTACCGGATGGTGGAGTCGGATGCCCACCATCTGTTCAACGGTTTCATCATCACCGACGGCGGACGCTACCTGGGCATGGGCACGGGACACGACCTGATGCGCGAGATCACGCAGCTGCAGATCCACGCGGCGCGCTATGCCAATCCGCTGACGCAGCTGCCGGGCAACGTGCCTATCAACGAGCACATCGACCGCCTGCTGGAAAGCGGCACGCGCTTCTGGGTCTGCTACTGCGACCTGGACCACTTCAAGCCGTTCAACGACGTGTACGGTTACCGGCGCGGCGACGACGTGATCCAGCTGACCGGCAATATCCTGACGCGCCACTGCGATCCGGACCGCGACTTCGTCGGCCACATCGGCGGGGACGACTTCATGCTGCTGTTTCAGAGCGAGGACTGGGAAACGCGCTGCCGCGCCATCCTGGCCGATTTCGAGGCGGCCGTCACGGAGTTCTACAGCATCGAGGATTGCGAGCGGGGCGGCTACTTCAGCGAGGACCGACAAGGCCGCAAGGTGTTTTATTCGTTGATGAGCCTTTCGCTGGGCGTCATCAAGGTGGAGCCGCGCCAGTATTACACGCATCACCAGATCGCAGCCAGCGCGGCGGAGGCGAAAAAGCAGGCCAAGAAAATCCATGGCAACAGCCTGTTCCTGGACCGGCGCCTGGAGCCGGCGCGCTGA
- a CDS encoding prolyl oligopeptidase family serine peptidase gives MAFRRVSLVLPLLAALGAEAFALPCAPGAAQGNPLTYPATQKVDQRDDYHGTTVADPYRWLEDANSAETKAWVEQQNKLTQGYLAQIPERAAIRARLTQLWNYERFSVPFREGGRYFYSRNDGLQNQAVLYTMKTLNDTPRLLLDPNKLAADGTVALADTTVSPDGKYLAYSTAASGSDWNEIRVRHIDSGKDTNDHIKWVKFSNTAWAHDGSGFYYSRYDEPDEATRLAGVNYFQKLYFHKLGTSQDKDVLVYDRPDQKEWGFSAEVTDDGRWLVISSSQGTDPKNRVFVKDLTKKDSKVVGLLEAFDASYSFIDNIGSVFYFVTDKEAPKSRIVAIDVRNSAPGAWREIVPQGAATLTGANIVNNGLVAQYLTDARSAVKVFDLQGKLLHDVTLPGIGSAGGFGGKRGDTETFYSYTSFTTPTTIYRYDLKTGKSQVYRQPKVDFDPDAYETRQEFFTSKDGTKVPMFIVAKKGVRFDGSNPTYLYGYGGFNVSLTPAFSVANLAWVEMGGVYVMANLRGGGEYGEAWHKAGTKLQKQNVFDDFIGAAEWLIANKVTAPAKLAIGGGSNGGLLVGAAMTQRPDLYAAALPAVGVMDMLRFHKFTIGWAWTSDYGSSDNPEQFKALLKYSPLHNLKPGTCYPATMVTTADHDDRVVPAHSFKFAATAQASQAGAAPILIRIDTKAGHGAGKPTSKQIEEVADKWGFLARTLNMKPSLAPVASAPPQPAAAGGQ, from the coding sequence ATGGCATTCCGACGCGTTTCCCTCGTACTCCCGCTGCTGGCCGCACTCGGCGCAGAAGCCTTCGCACTGCCTTGCGCGCCCGGTGCCGCGCAGGGTAACCCGCTGACTTATCCGGCAACGCAGAAGGTCGACCAGCGCGACGACTATCACGGCACCACCGTGGCCGATCCTTACCGCTGGCTGGAAGACGCCAACAGCGCGGAAACCAAGGCGTGGGTCGAGCAGCAGAACAAGCTGACGCAGGGCTACCTGGCACAGATCCCGGAACGGGCCGCGATTCGCGCCCGGCTGACCCAGCTGTGGAACTACGAGCGCTTCTCGGTGCCGTTCAGGGAAGGCGGCCGTTATTTCTACAGCCGCAACGACGGCCTGCAGAACCAGGCCGTGCTGTACACGATGAAGACGCTGAACGACACGCCACGCCTGCTGCTCGACCCGAACAAGCTGGCGGCGGACGGCACGGTCGCACTGGCCGACACGACGGTCAGCCCGGACGGGAAGTATCTGGCCTACAGCACGGCGGCCTCCGGCTCCGACTGGAACGAGATCCGCGTGCGCCATATCGACAGTGGCAAGGACACGAACGATCACATCAAGTGGGTCAAGTTCTCCAACACGGCCTGGGCCCACGACGGCTCCGGCTTCTACTACAGCCGCTACGACGAGCCGGACGAGGCAACCAGGCTGGCCGGCGTCAACTACTTCCAGAAGCTGTACTTCCACAAGCTGGGCACGAGCCAGGACAAGGATGTGCTGGTGTACGACCGCCCGGACCAGAAGGAATGGGGCTTCTCGGCCGAGGTGACGGACGATGGCCGCTGGCTGGTGATCAGTTCGTCGCAGGGCACCGATCCGAAAAACCGCGTGTTCGTCAAGGACCTGACGAAGAAGGACAGCAAGGTCGTCGGCCTGCTGGAAGCGTTCGATGCGTCGTACAGCTTCATCGACAATATCGGTTCCGTGTTCTACTTCGTGACGGACAAGGAGGCGCCGAAGTCGCGCATTGTCGCCATCGACGTCAGGAACAGCGCGCCCGGTGCGTGGCGTGAAATCGTGCCGCAGGGCGCGGCCACGCTGACGGGCGCCAATATCGTCAACAACGGGCTGGTGGCGCAGTATCTGACGGACGCGCGCAGCGCCGTCAAGGTATTCGACCTGCAGGGCAAGCTGCTGCATGACGTCACGCTGCCCGGCATCGGTTCTGCAGGCGGCTTCGGCGGCAAGCGCGGCGACACGGAAACGTTCTATTCGTACACCAGCTTCACGACGCCGACCACGATCTACCGTTACGACCTGAAGACGGGCAAGAGCCAGGTGTACCGCCAGCCGAAGGTCGACTTCGATCCGGACGCTTATGAAACGCGCCAGGAATTCTTCACCAGCAAGGATGGCACGAAGGTGCCGATGTTTATCGTGGCGAAGAAGGGCGTCAGATTCGATGGCAGCAATCCGACCTACCTGTATGGCTATGGCGGCTTCAACGTCTCGCTGACGCCGGCGTTCTCCGTGGCCAATCTGGCGTGGGTGGAAATGGGCGGCGTCTACGTGATGGCCAATCTGCGCGGCGGCGGGGAATACGGCGAAGCGTGGCACAAGGCCGGCACGAAGCTGCAGAAGCAGAACGTCTTCGACGACTTCATCGGCGCGGCCGAATGGCTGATCGCCAACAAGGTGACGGCGCCGGCAAAGCTGGCCATCGGCGGCGGCAGCAACGGCGGCCTGCTGGTGGGCGCGGCGATGACGCAGCGTCCCGACCTGTATGCCGCCGCGCTGCCGGCCGTGGGCGTGATGGATATGCTGCGCTTCCACAAGTTTACGATCGGCTGGGCGTGGACGTCCGATTACGGCTCGTCCGACAATCCCGAGCAATTCAAGGCGCTGCTGAAATACTCGCCGCTGCACAACCTGAAGCCGGGCACGTGCTATCCGGCCACGATGGTGACGACGGCCGATCACGACGACCGCGTCGTGCCGGCGCACAGCTTCAAGTTCGCCGCGACGGCCCAGGCGAGCCAGGCGGGTGCGGCACCGATTCTGATCCGCATCGACACGAAGGCGGGCCATGGCGCCGGCAAGCCCACCTCGAAGCAGATCGAGGAAGTGGCCGACAAGTGGGGCTTCCTGGCGCGCACCCTGAACATGAAGCCAAGCCTGGCGCCGGTGGCTTCGGCACCGCCGCAGCCCGCGGCGGCAGGCGGTCAATAA
- a CDS encoding DUF4214 domain-containing protein, whose amino-acid sequence MSLNTGNNTLDSLIYSSWYGARGTPVQLTYSFLTRSPGNASADDRNGFRAMTATQESAVRDALSKWSAVANITFTETVSNSGNLLFGTNNQGTGSSAYAYLPTSGVTSLAMYTNTQNNYNYVFTPGTYGPTVLVHEIGHLLGLKHPGDYDSTGATTDGPFLPAATDNGDYTQMSYNHPTSWSINRTYATTPMLYDIQAIQYLYGANMSYHAGDDTYAFTSGSAPLCVWDGGGNNTFDFSACFGGTTINLNAGAFSETSYGMKNVSIAYGVAVQKAIAGSGGSTIYANDLGNTLVGGNGADVFHEGGGNDTIAGGAGSDTVVFEGTFARYSITSTAAGLTVSGDGIDLLTGIETLRFDDRTVLVSDLAGALAGGAGNDRLTAPLGNVSIDGGAGLDTVVFGGNVGAYQVTAKAGTVTVSGNGVTDLLVNVERLAFADGALALDTQTGTAGQVYRLYEATLERAPDAGGMGFWLAARDNGVPMESLAQSFIASPEFVGKYGNLDNSAFVHQLYLNVLDREPDSSGFAWHVANLERGVSRETTVLNFSESPEFIASLVGEIPVGVAYTPFAG is encoded by the coding sequence ATGAGTCTCAACACCGGTAACAACACCCTCGATTCACTGATCTACAGCAGCTGGTATGGCGCCCGCGGCACCCCGGTGCAGCTCACCTACAGCTTTCTGACACGATCGCCCGGCAATGCATCGGCGGACGACCGCAACGGCTTTCGCGCGATGACCGCCACGCAGGAAAGCGCCGTGCGCGACGCCCTGTCGAAGTGGAGCGCGGTGGCCAACATCACCTTCACGGAAACCGTCAGCAACAGCGGCAACCTGCTGTTTGGCACGAACAACCAGGGTACCGGCAGCAGCGCCTACGCCTATCTGCCGACCTCGGGCGTGACGTCGCTGGCGATGTATACCAACACGCAGAACAACTACAACTACGTCTTCACGCCGGGCACCTATGGTCCCACCGTACTGGTCCACGAGATCGGCCACCTGCTGGGGCTGAAACATCCGGGCGACTACGATTCCACGGGCGCGACGACGGACGGGCCGTTCCTGCCGGCCGCCACCGACAACGGCGACTACACGCAGATGTCGTATAACCATCCGACCAGCTGGTCCATCAACCGCACGTACGCCACCACGCCGATGCTGTACGACATCCAGGCGATCCAGTACCTGTACGGTGCCAACATGAGCTACCACGCGGGCGACGACACGTATGCGTTCACCAGCGGCAGCGCGCCGCTGTGCGTGTGGGATGGGGGCGGCAACAACACCTTCGACTTCTCCGCCTGCTTCGGCGGCACCACCATCAACCTGAATGCCGGCGCGTTCAGCGAGACATCGTACGGCATGAAGAATGTCTCCATTGCCTACGGCGTCGCGGTGCAGAAGGCGATCGCAGGCAGCGGCGGCAGCACGATCTACGCCAATGACCTGGGCAACACGCTGGTAGGCGGCAACGGCGCCGATGTCTTCCACGAAGGCGGCGGCAACGACACCATCGCCGGCGGTGCGGGCAGCGACACGGTCGTCTTCGAGGGCACGTTCGCCCGGTACTCCATCACCAGCACGGCCGCCGGCCTGACCGTGAGCGGCGACGGCATCGACCTGCTTACCGGGATCGAAACGCTGCGCTTCGACGACCGTACCGTCCTGGTCAGCGACCTGGCCGGGGCGCTGGCGGGCGGCGCCGGCAACGACCGCCTGACGGCGCCGCTGGGTAACGTCTCCATCGATGGCGGCGCCGGTCTGGACACCGTGGTCTTCGGCGGCAATGTCGGCGCCTACCAGGTCACGGCCAAGGCGGGCACGGTGACCGTCAGCGGCAATGGCGTTACCGACCTCCTGGTCAATGTCGAGCGTTTGGCGTTTGCCGACGGCGCGCTGGCGCTGGATACGCAGACCGGCACGGCCGGCCAGGTCTACCGTCTGTACGAGGCGACGCTGGAACGCGCGCCCGACGCGGGCGGGATGGGGTTCTGGCTCGCCGCGCGCGACAACGGCGTGCCGATGGAGTCGCTGGCGCAGTCGTTTATCGCCAGCCCGGAATTCGTCGGCAAATACGGCAATCTCGACAACAGTGCGTTCGTGCACCAGTTGTATCTCAACGTGCTGGACCGCGAACCCGATTCGTCCGGCTTCGCCTGGCACGTGGCCAACCTGGAGCGCGGCGTATCGCGCGAGACGACCGTGCTGAACTTTTCGGAGTCGCCGGAATTCATCGCGTCGCTGGTCGGCGAGATCCCCGTCGGGGTGGCCTATACGCCGTTTGCCGGCTAA